The Devosia sp. A16 genome includes a window with the following:
- the cueR gene encoding Cu(I)-responsive transcriptional regulator, which yields MQIGEASRLTGVSAKMIRHYESIGLIPNADRRDSNYRDYGHHDIHRLGFIRRARDLGFSMDEIRDLLRLWGDTQRSSADVKALTQSHIAELDQKIKLLGEMRHTLATLADACDGDHRPDCPIIEGLAGTELHARN from the coding sequence ATGCAGATCGGCGAGGCCTCCCGGCTCACCGGCGTATCGGCCAAGATGATCCGTCACTACGAATCCATCGGCCTCATTCCCAATGCCGACCGTCGCGATTCCAACTACCGCGATTACGGCCATCATGACATCCACCGCCTCGGCTTCATTCGCCGCGCCCGCGACCTCGGTTTTTCCATGGACGAGATCCGCGACCTGCTGCGTCTGTGGGGCGACACGCAGCGCTCGAGCGCCGACGTCAAGGCGCTGACCCAGAGCCACATCGCCGAACTGGACCAGAAGATCAAACTGCTGGGCGAGATGCGCCACACCCTCGCAACCCTCGCCGACGCCTGCGACGGCGACCACCGGCCCGATTGCCCGATCATCGAGGG